The genomic window ACCTACCACCTCTCCATTTCCCCTCACAACAATCACACCGTCTCCTTTGTGCTCTCTCAATTGGCGATCAGCCACCTACCTGCGTGTGCCCTGTGTTGGTGTCCTACTCTTTGTTTCGTGAGAGGACTTTGTCACTTAACAGAGTGTCTTGAGCATTTATGTGCCTACTGTTCTTGCCTTGAAAGACCTGAATTTAGAAAAGGACATgaaatatataggaataaataAAGGCAGCTGGCGAGTCTAAGCCCCGGTGTGTTAAGTGACATTAGTTTATAGAAAATTAACATAATGTGAAAATACATCTTCAGGGATGCATGAAAAAATTATGCTTAAGAGAAATGCTATTTCTGAATGAGAAGATTAGCATAAGCAAAAGAGGAAGCTTGTTAGTTGAGGTTTGAAGATTAGGAATGGAAAAGGAAGCTTTTTTGTTGAACACCTGCTATGTATCAAATGTGCAGtttatactttatatttcttatctcctttaatccttaaaacagccCTGTAAGCAGTTTTTATTATGCCAGTTTTTGATATTAAGAATCTGAGTCTTCATGAAGGTACAAGACTCCAAAGGCTTAAAACCCACCAACCCGACCTCACACGAGTCTGGGGCTTGAATGTACATTATATGTTTAGGCTTAAAAAACCCAAGAAGGAGGGGCGGCCAggtggttcaggtcacgatctcacggtctgtgggttcgagccccgcgtcgaacgggtgacggctcagagcctggagcctgctttggattctgtgtctccttctttctctgcccctcctctgcccacgctctgtctctccctgtctctcaaaaataaatgactgttaaaaacaaacaccagCCTGCAGCCTACCAGTGCGGAGCCCCCGCCACCCTCAGGGCCCTGGAGGTGCTGGTTGCGTGGTGGGCCTCTGGAAGACCCGACCCGCGCTGTGCCCCGGGATGGCTCTGCGGCCGCCAGGTGAGGCCGGATCCAAGGGCAACATGTGCTACCTGCCTAGGGCGGCCCAGGATGCCCCCAACACCTGGACGCCTCCTGCACACCTTTCCCGGCCTGTGGCCGCTATGGGAACATGCTAACCGCTGCGGGGGACGATGTTCAACTTTTCCCGCAGCTGGAGGCCGCCGTGCCTGCATCCCACGCTATGTCCCCCTTTGCCTTCCGGTGCGGTCCGCGCCTCCCTTGCTGAGCTCCAACCTGGCCCTGTGGAGGGAGCGGCTCTACGATCCGCCCTGGTACAGCAAGCCACCAGCGCGGTACCCAGTTCCCCAGCTCCCCAGAGAGGTGCCCCACTTCCTCAACAGCAGCCACGAGTATACAGGCGCCACCAGTGAAGGCTTGGGCCATACTGGTGGCCGACGCGACAGTGGCCAATGCCGTGGACCTGAAATTTTCATGCCGCCGCCGGCTGCGAACGCTTCCCGGTGACCTGAGGGGGTGGAGGCCTCCCAGTTATTATCTTGCTCCCCCAGCAAGTGGTCTGAGGAGGGCTCCAAACTCCT from Neofelis nebulosa isolate mNeoNeb1 chromosome 9, mNeoNeb1.pri, whole genome shotgun sequence includes these protein-coding regions:
- the LOC131484637 gene encoding uncharacterized protein LOC131484637, with the protein product MTVKNKHQPAAYQCGAPATLRALEVLVAWWASGRPDPRCAPGWLCGRQVRPDPRATCATCLGRPRMPPTPGRLLHTFPGLWPLWEHANRCGGRCSTFPAAGGRRACIPRYVPLCLPVRSAPPLLSSNLALWRERLYDPPWYSKPPARYPVPQLPREVPHFLNSSHEYTGATSEGLGHTGGRRDSGQCRGPEIFMPPPAANASR